The Nitrospirota bacterium genome has a segment encoding these proteins:
- a CDS encoding tyrosine-type recombinase/integrase translates to MRSFCLLQANYDIRTIQTLLGHSDVRTTMIYTHCMPSKTVKEMKSPLDF, encoded by the coding sequence ATCCGTTCCTTCTGCTTGCTTCAGGCAAATTACGACATACGGACAATCCAGACGCTTCTCGGTCACAGTGACGTCAGAACTACTATGATTTATACTCACTGCATGCCGAGCAAAACTGTAAAAGAGATGAAGAGTCCGCTGGATTTTTAA
- a CDS encoding AbrB/MazE/SpoVT family DNA-binding domain-containing protein — MLAKKTSKNQLTLPKEIVKSFPNTEYFDVSVKDRKIVLLPVRITPADMTLSGIRDKMKKLGINGTDVDEAVAWARKKKR; from the coding sequence ATGCTTGCAAAGAAGACATCAAAAAACCAGCTTACATTACCCAAGGAAATCGTCAAGTCGTTTCCCAATACTGAATACTTTGACGTTTCCGTAAAGGACAGAAAAATAGTTCTTCTGCCGGTCAGGATAACCCCTGCGGATATGACGCTTTCAGGCATAAGGGATAAGATGAAAAAACTCGGCATTAACGGGACAGATGTGGATGAGGCAGTAGCTTGGGCAAGAAAGAAAAAGCGGTAA
- a CDS encoding putative toxin-antitoxin system toxin component, PIN family, translating into MGKKEKAVKKVVLDTNILVSALIFKGELSKIADLWEKGRIAPVFSRETFEEFRTVLEYPKFSLTGREIKMIIEEEVLPFFEVVEISDKISGVCRDPADDKFIACALASSADFIVSGDNDLLNIGKYKSVRIIAAAEFLKMI; encoded by the coding sequence TTGGGCAAGAAAGAAAAAGCGGTAAAAAAAGTTGTTCTTGATACCAACATACTGGTATCAGCCCTGATTTTTAAAGGCGAATTATCAAAAATAGCTGATCTATGGGAAAAGGGCAGGATTGCTCCCGTGTTTTCAAGAGAAACCTTTGAAGAATTCCGCACTGTTCTTGAATATCCGAAATTCTCTTTGACAGGTCGGGAGATTAAGATGATTATTGAGGAAGAAGTTTTGCCTTTTTTTGAGGTTGTAGAGATTTCGGATAAAATCAGCGGCGTTTGCAGGGACCCTGCTGACGACAAATTCATCGCCTGCGCTTTAGCTTCATCTGCAGATTTTATCGTCAGTGGAGATAATGATTTGCTGAATATTGGCAAGTACAAGTCTGTCAGAATAATCGCAGCCGCGGAATTTTTGAAGATGATTTAA
- a CDS encoding UPF0175 family protein, with the protein MPKAKELIRTNIMMEKQLLRGIDEFAKALEEDRSTAIRQLIKKSLSEEKIALAVKKFQEGLPFRKAAEMCNLDYWEFQSELDKRDIPVSSSLSFAKSRLRQ; encoded by the coding sequence ATGCCAAAAGCTAAAGAGTTGATTAGAACAAATATAATGATGGAAAAGCAATTGCTCAGGGGAATAGATGAGTTTGCAAAAGCGCTTGAAGAAGACAGGTCTACTGCAATAAGACAGCTCATAAAGAAATCTTTATCTGAAGAAAAAATTGCCCTTGCAGTCAAAAAATTTCAGGAAGGGCTTCCCTTCAGAAAAGCCGCTGAAATGTGCAATCTTGATTATTGGGAATTCCAGTCAGAACTTGACAAACGTGATATTCCAGTATCCTCTTCTTTATCTTTTGCAAAAAGCAGATTAAGGCAGTAG